Proteins encoded together in one Benincasa hispida cultivar B227 chromosome 1, ASM972705v1, whole genome shotgun sequence window:
- the LOC120074517 gene encoding dentin sialophosphoprotein isoform X2 codes for MRTPRILVVIDVGGKEFRFTWSREVGDLCDIYEERKSGEDGSGLLIESGNAWRKLNVQRILDESTTNHVKKLSEEAERRSKSRRAIVLEPGNPSMKNQIKQLAAAEANPWRHFKNKKEPPFKKQKNELSQVGPPKSTYKPGISSLPASKDRLSSSPIPSPPEQSGAPVSHFGSANTTKTHVITEDIRPRLPAKVNAAASSEKEISTKAAKGVLETPGQEGNSGAKTTDLQGMLYNLLLENPKGMSLKALEKAVGDKIPNAVKKIEPIIKKIATYQAPGRYCLKSGVELEGSKKPSSEGESSPLISHHQNPPVHEDLPDQITAPELQLEARSGIELEEKVETSQANKKSNFLEKNGIQQHSPDLFAEKKGSENSERQAASSSDNESDSDSESDSSDSGSDSGNHSRSRSRSPVGSGSGSSSDSESEVPSNSKEGSDEDVDIMTSDDDKESKHKLQASAQGFSTSPAAWKSPDGGAVQIIDDEKEDGQESDAIDIENDSSDDEPDAKIDDRSFLPIEGGRLVEEPRSFSPYPDEFQERQNFIGSLFEDRDNTVVDSGRHEQSDSTGQISKGKSKRSSDLECLEEKSDHTKRLKSESLAQQPVSSKHGRDSVRNPTSQVTNKGEVKGNSDFRPKKGHKETVSEKNSSDVSQAGWRPHDQSGGVRAVDTAARTDKHGDIGRGTKHTEKSGHANENFHMFKDTFHGNAENEGTKEKKVSKNSRSGGPGDKQIQPFDSHHSKPGEIVGKFKDGQTFSSSQMGYSPRDNNNRISANRSPVNGKGRILQRELSDLELGELRDPFPEESRGKKKFERNNSLKQLENKESTTDIWGSDLSRGKSNLKTSLEYGKRSPPHVSTKFPSNPEGSNKKKTSEHIVEDSTRLNQRSLQSHPQYNSRVDHVEVDKSIAANVKPNQGIGPEGCGESNRKASVGISQLNDMKREQLPSKKGSKRLAPNPITEVTEALKNPVSAERENSDPKRRDSSSDENSCSYSKYEKDEPELKGAIKDFSQYEEYVQEYHDKYESYLSLNKILESYRAEFCKLGKELDSARGQDSEKYFNVLGQLKESYRLCSARHKRLKKIFIVLHEELKHIKDRIRDFARTSAKD; via the exons AGCTATTGTCTTAGAACCTGGTAATCCATCTATGAAGAATCAAATAAAGCAATTGGCTGCTGCCGAAG CTAATCCATGGAGGCATTTTAAGAATAAGAAAGAGCCTCCCTTTAAAAAGCAGAAGAACGAATTGTCTCAAG TTGGGCCTCCAAAATCTACATATAAACCTGGCATATCATCCTTACCTGCTTCTAAGGATAGACTATCATCTTCACCTATTCCATCGCCACCTGAGCAATCCGGTGCTCCAGTATCTCATTTTGGATCTGCAAACACCACTAAGACTCATGTGATTACAGAAGATATTAGACCTCGACTACCTGCTAAGGTTAATGCTGCTGCTAGCAGTGAGAAGGAAATCTCGACCAAAGCTGCAAAAGGAGTACTTGAAACACCAGGACAGGAAGGGAATAGTGGAGCTAAAACAACAGACTTGCAAGGAATGTTGTATAATTTACTTTTGGAGAACCCCAAGGGGATGAGTTTGAAG GCCTTGGAGAAAGCCGTTGGTGATAAAATCCCAAATGCTGTGAAAAAGATCGAGCCAATCATTAAAAAA ATTGCAACCTACCAAGCTCCGGGGAGATATTGTTTGAAATCAGGAGTTGAGTTGGAAGGCTCTAAAAAACCTTCATCCGAAGGTGAAAG CTCTCCTTTGATCAGCCATCATCAAAACCCCCCTGTACATGAAGACCTCCCAGATCAAATAACTGCCCCAGAATTGCAGTTAGAAGCAAGATCTGGCATTGAATTGGAGGAAAAGGTAGAAACCTCTCAAGCTAAcaaaaaatccaatttcttgGAGAAAAATGGCATCCAACAGCATTCACCCGATCTTTTTGCTGAGAAAAAAGGTTCTGAAAATAGTGAACGCCAGGCAGCTAGCTCTTCTGACAACGAAAGTGACAGTGATTCTGAAAGCGATAGCAGTGATAGTGGAAGTGATAGTGGGAATCATAGTAGGAGTAGAAGCCGAAGCCCTGTGGGTAGTGGGAGTGGGAGTAGCAGTGATAGTGAAAGTGAAGTACCTTCCAACAGCAAGGAGGGTTCTGATGAGGATGTGGATATCATGACCAGTGATGATGACAAAGAATCCAAGCATAAATTGCAAGCTTCCGCACAGGGTTTCTCTACATCTCCTGCTGCTTGGAAAAGTCCAGATGGTGGCGCTGTGCAGATTATAGATGATGAGAAGGAAGATGGTCAAGAATCTGATGCAATTGATATTGAGAATGATTCTTCTGATGATGAGCcagatgctaaaattgatgaccGCAGTTTCCTTCCTATTGAAGGTGGAAGGCTTGTGGAAGAACCAAGATCCTTTTCACCATACCCTGATGAATTCCAAGAGCGCCAAAATTTTATTGGGAGTTTGTTTGAGGATAGGGATAATACTGTTGTGGACAGTGGCAGGCACGAACAATCTGACAGCACAGGTCAGATATCTAAAGGCAAGTCTAAAAGGAGTTCTGATTTGGAGTGCTTAGAAGAGAAATCTGATCATACCAAGAGATTAAAATCAGAAAGCTTAGCTCAACAACCAGTTTCTAGTAAACACGGTAGAGATTCTGTTAGAAATCCTACCAGTCAAGTTACTAATAAAGGTGAAGTTAAAGGCAATTCTGATTTTAGACCAAAAAAGGGACACAAAGAAACAGTTTCAGAAAAAAATAGTTCAGATGTTTCTCAAGCAGGTTGGAGGCCCCATGACCAAAGTGGAGGAGTGAGAGCTGTAGATACTGCAGCCAGAACCGACAAGCATGGTGATATTGGACGTGGCACTAAACACACTGAAAAGAGTGGTCATgctaatgaaaattttcatatgtTTAAAGATACATTTCATGGAAATGCTGAAAATGAAGGGACAAAGGAGAAAAAGGTGTCAAAAAATTCTAGATCAGGTGGTCCAGGGGACAAACAGATACAACCTTTTGACTCCCATCACAGTAAACCTGGTGAAATAGTTGGAAAATTCAAAGATGGCCAAACATTTTCAAGCTCGCAGATGGGGTATTCGCCAagagataataataatagaattaGTGCCAACAGGTCCCCTGTTAATGGAAAAGGCCGAATTCTCCAAAGAGAGCTTTCAGACCTGGAGTTAGGTGAACTTCGTGACCCTTTCCCTGAGGAATCACGGggtaaaaagaaatttgaaaggaaCAATTCATTGAAACAGTTGGAGAATAAAGAAAGCACTACAGATATCTGGGGTTCAGATTTAAGTAGAGGAAAATCTAATTTGAAGACTAGTTTAGAATATGGAAAGCGGTCCCCACCCCATGTAAGTACCAAGTTTCCCAGCAATCCGGAAGGctcaaataaaaagaaaacttcaGAACATATAGTTGAAGATTCGACCAGACTTAACCAGCGGTCTCTGCAGTCTCATCCACAATATAATTCAAGAGTAGATCACGTTGAAGTTGATAAGTCAATTGCTGCCAATGTAAAACCTAATCAAGGGATTGGTCCAGAAGGCTGTGGGGAAAGCAACAGAAAAGCATCTGTTGGCATTTCCCAGCTgaatgatatgaaaagagaacAGCTTCCCTCAAAAAAAGGAAGTAAAAGACTAGCACCTAATCCAATAACTGAAGTTACCGAAGCACTAAAGAATCCAGTATCAGCTGAGCGTGAAAATAGTGATCCAAAGAGGAGAGATTCTTCTTCAGACGAAAACAGTTGTTCATATTCCAAATATGAAAAGGATGAGCCAGAGTTGAAGGGAGCGATCAAGGATTTTTCTCA GTACGAGGAATACGTACAGGAGTATCATGATAAATATGAATCATACCTCTCCTTGAACAAAATCCTAGAAAGCTACAG GGCTGAGTTCTGCAAACTCGGAAAGGAGCTTGATTCTGCTAGAGGACAAGATTCGGAAAAATACTTTAACGTCTTAGGACAGCTGAAAGAATCCTATCGGCTGTGTTCAGCG AGGCACAAGAGgttgaaaaaaatattcattGTTCTCCACGAAGAGCTGAAG CATATAAAGGACAGGATAAGAGATTTTGCACGAACTTCTGCAAAAGATTAA
- the LOC120085887 gene encoding uncharacterized protein At1g51745-like: MGSFDGSNTTKAIDASVGGLVWVRRRNGSWWPGRIMGLEELSESCLVSPKSGTPVKLLGREDASIDWYNLERSKRVKAFRCGEYDEFIEKAKASVAIASKKAVKYARREDAILQALELESAHLGQGQLALSCRMNTSGSKHDISNRNSKLMANSSEVELTDNMSDSEDRSDSMPELSQSGISFEENFGSSMARSGQSRRRTPNDSEDDGTEGVKRMRGLEDLGIGVVSKRKVHTGCVVELVQEVSDVNCNSNTPNCLANEHPPDDSQVRSSLFKRKRSQVSNVNEFSKRKNRHRPLTKVLESTTMLSVPVVCNELPNSWGLPLRGLSDGKLSEQESNESKKRSSAAVNNNSDSTVISCEYMAPTNALDTSHFNIKVKDTEVSSICDRAENGIPDRLFHVPFSGEGKHPAGLSPTFFPRCPIGVSERQSSQSSQAKPVCVSNELNNESGSTSSAVADPDSNISKTIEKGSSKWQLKRKRNSRHTKKTRTNDSIHFVLSDDRQKTSGAGIEHLDGFNVESDLKVSSSIQEPPLSKNNFKAEPEKLAEEGSNELDSIKCSSQDQLHTISGKTNKLKQLPDYTWATPRLLPFRQSRLMVHSKYQWSEFSSTKFGCNASLYDVELVVKANYKPQHVPLVSLMSKLNCKAVVGHPLTVEALDDGHCDDLLSRSELDPQKGVESSHLVQSNSWKGKTVGKRRARVCQPRPSPGKASKTKKSGQLSKKTRKLSSLTVQKQFVDDSRPVVEKSKGSFIACIPLKVVFSRINEAVNGLAQPTHRPLMTVSR; this comes from the exons ATGGGCAGCTTTGATGGGTCTAATACCACTAAGGCCATTGATGCGTCGGTGGGTGGTTTAGTTTGGGTCCGCCGCCGTAATGGGTCGTGGTGGCCTGGCCGGATTATGGGTCTTGAGGAGCTGTCTGAGAGCTGCTTGGTTTCCCCAAAATCAGGTACTCCGGTGAAGCTTCTTGGTCGTGAGGATGCAAGCAT TGACTGGTATAATCTTGAAAGATCTAAAAGAGTGAAGGCATTTCGATGTGGGGAGTATGATGAATTTATTGAGAAAGCCAAGGCTTCTGTAGCCATTGCAAGtaagaaagcagtaaaataTGCTCGAAGGGAAGACGCAATTCTTCAAGCACTTGAGCTCGAGAGTGCTCACCTTGGCCAGGGTCAACTGGCCTTGAGTTGTAGAATGAATACTTCTGGCAGCAAGCATGATATCTCTAACAGAAACTCCAAACTCATGGCTAATTCAAGTGAAGTAGAGTTGACCGATAATATGAGTGATTCTGAAGACAGATCTGATTCAATGCCAGAATTATCTCAGTCTGGAATTTCTTTCGAAGAGAATTTTGGTTCTTCAATGGCTCGATCTGGTCAGAGTAGGAGGAGAACTCCAAACGACTCTGAGGATGATGGAACAGAGGGTGTAAAGCGAATGAGAGGGCTTGAGGACCTTGGTATTGGTGTAGTGTCAAAAAGAAAAGTTCACACTGGATGTGTAGTTGAGCTGGTTCAAGAAGTTAGTGATGTAAACTGTAATTCAAATACTCCCAATTGCTTGGCTAATGAACATCCTCCAGATGATAGCCAAGTCAGGTCATCCCTATTTAAAAGAAAGAGGTCTCAAGTGTCCAATGTTAATGAATTCTCGAAAAGGAAAAATCGACATAGACCATTAACAAAAGTTTTAGAAAGTACAACAATGTTATCTGTTCCAGTTGTTTGCAATGAACTTCCCAATTCATGGGGTTTACCTCTCAGGGGTTTGTCAGATGGAAAGCTTTCTGAACAAGAATCAAACGAGTCAAAGAAGCGTTCCTCGGCAGCAGTGAACAATAACTCGGACAGTACTGTAATTTCTTGTGAGTATATGGCCCCTACAAACGCTCTTGATACTTCTCAttttaatatcaaggtgaaggATACTGAAGTTTCAAGTATTTGCGATCGAGCTGAGAATGGTATTCCTGATCGATTATTTCACGTGCCATTCTCTGGGGAGGGAAAACATCCCGCAG GTCTTTCCCCAACATTTTTCCCTAGGTGCCCCATTGGTGTATCGGAAAGACAATCCAGTCAAAGTAGTCAAGCCAAACCTGTATGTGTAAGCAATGAACTAAATAATGAATCTGGTTCTACTAGTTCTGCCGTTGCTGATCCAGATAGCAATATCAGTAAAACAATAGAGAAGGGCAGTTCAAAGTGGCAGCTAAAGAGGAAGAGGAATTCAAGACATACAAAGAAAACTCGTACAAACGACTCAATACATTTTGTACTTAGTGACGATAGGCAAAAAACTTCTGGGGCAGGTATAGAGCATCTGGATGGATTCAATGTAGAATCTGATCTGAAAGTTTCTAGTAGCATTCAGGAACCTCCTCTCTCAAAGAATAACTTTAAAGCAGAGCCTGAGAAACTTGCTGAAGAAGGATCGAATGAGTTGGATTCTATCAAATGTTCATCTCAAGACCAACTTCATACTATTAGTGGAAAAACAAATAAGCTGAAGCAATTGCCTGATTACACTTGGGCCACTCCAAGGTTGCTCCCTTTTCGCCAATCCCGCCTTATGGTTCACTCCAAATATCAGTGGTCagaattttcttctacaaaATTTGGTTGTAATGCTTCGCTATATGATGTTGAGCTTGTGGTAAAAGCCAACTATAAGCCACAACATGTTCCACTGGTTTCATTAATGAGCAAATTAAACTGTAAGGCAGTTGTTGGTCATCCGCTCACTGTTGAGGCATTGGATGATGGTCATTGTGATGACCTGTTGAGCAGATCTGAACTTGATCCTCAGAAGGGTGTGGAAAGTTCTCATTTGGTACAATCAAATTCTTGGAAAGGGAAAACAGTGGGCAAGCGACGTGCCCGTGTATGTCAACCGCGTCCTTCACCAGGGAAAGCATCAAAGACAAAGAAATCTGGACAACTATCAAAAAAGACCCGGAAACTGTCTTCACTGACTGTTCAGAAGCAGTTTGTAGATGATAGTAGACCAGTGGTAGAGAAGTCCAAGGGTTCTTTTATAGCATGTATCCCCCTCAAAGTAGTATTCAGTAGGATAAATGAAGCCGTGAATGGGTTGGCACAACCAACCCATCGCCCTTTAATGACTGTGAGTCGATAA
- the LOC120076799 gene encoding 60S ribosomal protein L28-2-like — MAAVPGQLIWEIVKRNNSFLVKEFGRGTAGVQFSKESNNLYNLNSYKHSGLANKKTVTIQPGGKDQSILLATTKSKKQNKPSSLLHKSLMKKEFRRMAKAVTNQVADNYYRPDLKKAALARLSAVNRSLKVAKSGVKKRNRQALKSNVRK; from the exons ATGGCGGCGGTTCCAGGACAACTGATTTGGGAGATTGTTAAGAGGAACAACTCTTTTTTGGTGAAGGAGTTTGGAAGGGGAACAGCTGGCGTTCAGTTCAGCAAAGAGTCCAACAATTTATACAATCTGAACTCCTACAAGCATTCTG GTTTGGCCAACAAGAAAACTGTTACAATTCAACCTGGAGGCAAAGATCAATCCATTTTGCTTGCAACAACTAAGAGCAAGAAACAGAACAAACCTTCTTCATTGCTTCATAAATCTTTGATGAAGAAGGAGTTCCGTAGGATGGCAAAAGCTGTGACAAACCAG GTGGCAGATAACTACTACAGGCCAGATCTGAAGAAGGCTGCCCTAGCAAGATTGAGTGCTGTAAACAGGAGCCTCAAGGTTGCTAAGTCTGGGGTTAAGAAGAGGAACAGGCAAGCCTTAAAATCAAATGTCAGGAAGTGA